In Leptospira sp. WS58.C1, a single genomic region encodes these proteins:
- a CDS encoding RHS repeat-associated core domain-containing protein yields the protein MNKHFRKASILIFLPLFSITAFGGFSVKSFFLRLTGSLVPQPLPKLSATHSGTLTSTVEIVLPPGTKGIIPNLSLSYASGGKNGILGVGWEIAGIYSISRDPSFGINFDGNDNYLSDQVGSLVDISGNKTKYHSRKESWIQFVPSGVCGTGPCSWTATDKDGITYSYGKTNDSRIEALGKNGSIRSWALNQVRDPFGNGYDITYIEDSVNGEYYPDEIKYQNRNIKFEYSDSRSDVYPSYSFGSLVKTSKRLDSIEIYADSSLLRNYQFEYSNGPTTGRSVLSSLKRSESNIFGSESYDDLEFSYGSDEFSLQPALDTNLNTPTASMNLFVPSGLLLYANLYFGNPLPTQPTATEKRLATYLQYAMHFPVPDRDSCNNGPSACLCAAYAPCWGGNPNFLAYLASICLDYNNWGGPTYCASGIESGLTYWAQMDLDGNGIIDFASIVGSETSNTIRLRAWKVQNGNVDPNGSFLSPVLPLHYNTFFQVADLDGDGRTDFVYETGGKLSVIYSKSDSFSEPVSFSNVAIPAANRNMQTFKPYSYFYEYSSSNPKRMTSDKAQTDWFADMNSDNLVDFIHYDGSKFNIYLNQKGSFSNAIQVTGTSSYFINDFIDLDADGKSEYVRLVQYSQNPQYTAINNQLLDANEQAETVTNEFHTKEDTLNSILVSGASSVSNSDFYSLIDYYLKGCSNYISNSELGYSIDDIVLVPNSSGENIACIQADPNYIDITQLQAARTGTLIPSSNTLLNDLQVIYASLIGPITTTQTNLQNQLNALNASANGTIRYRLDVTSFNLTSKTSNTIQYDLGTSADRLRSFFGDVNSDGLPDFITIVGNQIKVSLNTNNGFSGQVVSTLNATDGSKVSQFNFSDVNSDGLEDLVLYNKATQTVETYLSNGSGALTYNANFNFGQFTLNEQTTNGVYKADQGQFIIQDLNGDGSKDALLIKLWQDKTQGHVIARTANPKLSDEDDLLSITNGSQTATAEYTTKQLHSGAIQVGSGDYPNLPDTSNSYIVKSITTDLGSGILMGENFEYKNARIYIGSRELIRSLGFASVKETDTESGFYELTEYNQADYRLAGIPIISSNYNSSGKLMQQTVYSGFQFPNPFGTELAVYSNISKSSYHNGILEISKNEELSYDTYGFPKTQTETSGDYSSVRVITYTHDIGNWRIGRVTRSKKLINNTLVQDQLVSYTQDRVDSLTQFAGTNAEQSISFAYDTFGNPITITDPLGFATTFAYDPVLNLFPIQKTNPLGHVTKIEYETSLGVEVSKIDPNGGSIKKTYDVFGKLLTITFPGNSEWNESYEYANTGKYNLNDLSSNESITKIIRDTSSNVETRIIQYVDPFGKVIKTISDTATSGITLIEDTVYDYSKGVVSKKSKPYFNNLSPFWINYQYDDPDNRVTGSIAPDLGGNIISKVTYNGLTTVTEVQYPDGKVDSISETKNELGQVISKSQNGKTILTNYAPNGQPSSIIDPLGRTTNFVYDLGGRRVSVSDQNTGNLSFIYDKAGRIIKQTDARGKSLSHTYDAIGRVLSTTPSGGELPVRYSYDDNSIPNSIGYLSKITDESGTTEFSYNLQGKPVLQRKVIDGLPLFYAIDYDSLGRSTVFTYPDGTKVHNEYSANGNLKEVTMDYVDGTKNGITVAQYEGPIFIDGNPTFRKTLGNGVVTDTIVNSVNFRTTQLISKKENNSVLSDLSYAYDGVGNITAINDNYKSINNQKFSYDNYNRVIQALGSYGSEKYVYGDDGNLLQKGEYNFGYSDSNHANAVTRVYSPNAGETLYSYDDSGNMISRNGDTLRYDSYGRMIEANLADGDRISYTYDYAGNRLKAKNEKAHMITYYFDDLYEIVKAPGVSSKHTLYIKGFQGEILTQITRENVTLRESFNIHSVNSNLLSGNGSLLDKLQPCSGVGIDCGEYWKNRFISPISDFFSYSRYFHSGIPTVYSRVSYIFFILFLLYISYPLILKGNEILTRMKLLGFSTPVLLISVFSIFILEDCNWILRQGGYSAPWYLITNQSSNEDVSPIAPGRNSNAGVPAVGTYFYQTDHLGSTTMLTDGHGNQVPGPGQSGVSSVSYKPYGEINYTQSSGPDIFRYKYSGQISDGDTGLYYYKSRYYDSLLGRFIQADDQSDKGLNGLNRYMLVGGNPINRIDPNGHSWLSSALGSATGWLKKLTFAKFTRLNSVNLGLNKISWTGISNGLKRSTFVNSTRIANFEKGASIAASAVIGIGLGIVAGSIAGFLAGAVVGGPFGAIAGAALGGTAGAIYGATQGHQIFKYLQKQLGNVKLRLFIKGEMSISCGGSSNGPVPHCDVEISPPTFMFSFTASTGIPGLDYYLIVPYGQGCNTYEGRGGDEEGGDGKQHTEGLDCP from the coding sequence ATGAATAAACATTTTAGAAAAGCTTCGATCTTAATTTTCCTCCCGTTATTTTCAATCACCGCTTTCGGTGGATTCTCTGTTAAATCTTTTTTCTTACGACTTACTGGTTCTCTTGTTCCCCAACCTCTACCGAAACTTTCCGCAACACATAGCGGAACTTTAACCTCGACCGTCGAAATTGTTCTTCCACCCGGAACGAAAGGTATCATTCCGAATTTATCTCTTTCTTATGCTTCCGGAGGTAAGAACGGAATTCTGGGAGTAGGATGGGAAATTGCCGGGATCTATTCTATTTCAAGAGATCCTAGTTTTGGGATAAACTTTGACGGAAACGACAATTATCTTTCCGATCAAGTCGGCTCGCTTGTAGATATCTCAGGGAATAAGACAAAGTATCACAGTAGGAAAGAATCTTGGATTCAATTTGTTCCGAGTGGAGTTTGCGGAACTGGTCCATGCTCTTGGACTGCAACTGATAAGGACGGAATTACATACAGCTACGGAAAAACAAACGACTCACGAATTGAAGCTTTAGGAAAAAACGGTTCAATTCGTAGCTGGGCATTAAATCAGGTCAGAGATCCTTTTGGAAATGGATATGATATAACTTATATTGAAGACTCTGTAAACGGCGAATATTACCCAGACGAAATTAAATATCAGAATAGAAATATAAAATTTGAATATTCGGATTCTCGATCTGATGTTTATCCATCATACTCATTTGGATCCTTGGTGAAAACTAGTAAGAGATTGGATTCGATTGAGATCTATGCTGACAGTTCTCTCCTAAGAAATTATCAATTCGAATATTCAAACGGACCAACTACAGGTCGATCTGTGCTTTCCTCTTTGAAAAGAAGTGAATCAAATATTTTCGGCTCTGAATCTTACGATGATCTGGAATTTAGTTATGGGAGTGACGAGTTTTCGTTACAACCGGCTCTAGATACGAATCTAAATACTCCTACCGCTTCCATGAATCTATTCGTTCCTAGTGGGCTTTTATTATATGCCAATTTATATTTTGGAAACCCATTGCCGACGCAACCAACAGCAACGGAGAAAAGGCTCGCAACCTATCTTCAGTATGCTATGCATTTTCCTGTACCGGATCGAGATAGTTGCAATAACGGTCCTTCTGCTTGCCTATGCGCTGCTTATGCTCCGTGCTGGGGAGGTAATCCTAATTTCCTTGCGTATCTCGCTTCTATTTGTCTTGACTACAATAACTGGGGAGGTCCTACATATTGTGCATCCGGAATTGAATCAGGGCTTACTTATTGGGCCCAGATGGATCTGGACGGAAATGGTATTATAGATTTTGCAAGTATTGTCGGATCAGAAACTTCAAATACTATTCGGTTGAGAGCATGGAAAGTTCAAAATGGAAATGTAGATCCGAATGGTAGTTTTCTAAGCCCAGTCCTTCCTCTGCATTATAACACTTTCTTTCAGGTAGCGGATTTGGACGGGGATGGAAGAACCGATTTTGTCTATGAAACTGGAGGCAAATTAAGTGTTATTTATTCTAAGTCGGATTCATTCAGTGAGCCGGTAAGCTTCTCAAACGTAGCCATCCCTGCCGCTAATCGAAATATGCAGACTTTTAAACCATATTCTTATTTTTACGAATATTCCAGTTCTAATCCGAAGCGTATGACTTCCGACAAAGCTCAAACCGATTGGTTTGCAGATATGAATTCGGACAACTTAGTTGACTTTATACATTATGACGGAAGCAAATTTAATATATATCTAAATCAGAAAGGAAGTTTTTCCAATGCAATCCAGGTTACAGGCACTTCCAGTTATTTTATAAATGACTTCATCGATTTAGATGCTGACGGGAAATCTGAATATGTTCGTTTGGTGCAGTACAGTCAAAACCCTCAATATACTGCGATCAATAATCAATTACTGGATGCAAATGAACAAGCGGAAACAGTTACGAATGAATTCCACACTAAGGAAGACACGCTAAACTCGATTTTGGTTAGCGGAGCAAGTAGTGTATCGAATTCGGATTTCTATTCTTTAATCGATTATTATTTAAAGGGATGTAGCAACTACATCTCAAATTCTGAGTTAGGATATTCTATTGATGATATAGTGTTAGTCCCAAATAGTTCAGGAGAGAATATCGCCTGCATTCAAGCTGATCCGAACTATATCGATATTACACAATTGCAGGCTGCAAGAACTGGAACTTTAATTCCATCTTCCAATACTCTGTTAAACGATTTACAAGTGATATATGCTAGTTTGATAGGTCCGATTACTACAACTCAAACAAATCTCCAGAACCAACTGAATGCTCTGAATGCTAGTGCTAACGGAACAATTCGTTATAGATTGGATGTGACTTCGTTTAATCTTACTTCCAAGACCTCCAATACAATCCAGTATGATTTAGGAACCAGCGCAGATCGACTCAGGAGCTTTTTTGGAGATGTTAATTCGGATGGGCTTCCAGACTTCATTACCATTGTGGGAAACCAAATTAAGGTTTCTTTGAATACGAACAATGGATTCTCGGGCCAGGTTGTAAGCACTTTAAATGCGACAGACGGTTCTAAGGTCAGTCAATTCAATTTTTCTGATGTAAATTCGGACGGATTGGAGGACCTGGTATTGTACAATAAGGCGACTCAAACGGTAGAAACGTATCTTTCGAACGGGAGTGGAGCTTTAACGTACAATGCTAATTTCAATTTCGGACAATTTACACTAAACGAACAAACAACAAACGGAGTATATAAAGCGGATCAGGGGCAGTTCATCATTCAGGATTTGAACGGGGACGGGTCGAAAGATGCTCTACTTATTAAGTTATGGCAAGATAAGACTCAAGGACATGTGATTGCTCGAACCGCGAATCCTAAACTTTCCGATGAAGATGATCTCCTTTCCATAACGAATGGGTCGCAGACTGCAACCGCAGAATATACGACGAAGCAATTGCATTCCGGAGCGATACAAGTGGGAAGCGGGGACTATCCAAACTTACCGGATACAAGCAATTCTTATATTGTAAAGAGCATCACTACAGATTTGGGTTCCGGGATCTTAATGGGGGAAAATTTTGAATATAAGAACGCAAGAATCTATATTGGTTCAAGGGAACTTATAAGGAGTTTGGGTTTTGCTAGCGTTAAGGAGACTGATACTGAATCAGGCTTCTATGAATTAACGGAATATAACCAAGCTGACTATAGATTAGCCGGAATTCCAATCATTTCAAGTAATTATAATTCTTCCGGAAAGTTAATGCAGCAAACCGTTTACAGTGGATTTCAATTCCCGAATCCATTCGGAACAGAGTTGGCGGTTTATAGCAATATTTCAAAAAGCTCTTATCATAACGGGATTTTGGAAATAAGTAAAAATGAAGAACTTAGTTATGATACTTACGGTTTTCCAAAAACTCAAACTGAGACATCCGGAGACTATTCGTCGGTTAGGGTGATTACTTATACTCACGATATAGGAAATTGGAGAATCGGAAGAGTTACCAGATCTAAGAAGCTTATCAATAATACGCTCGTGCAAGATCAACTTGTATCTTATACTCAAGATAGAGTGGACTCTTTGACGCAGTTTGCCGGAACCAATGCCGAGCAGTCTATCAGTTTCGCTTATGATACTTTTGGTAATCCAATTACTATCACGGACCCGCTCGGATTTGCTACGACCTTTGCATACGATCCTGTTCTTAATTTGTTTCCCATTCAAAAAACAAATCCATTAGGACATGTTACTAAAATTGAATATGAAACCTCTCTTGGAGTGGAAGTTTCTAAAATCGATCCTAACGGGGGAAGTATTAAGAAAACCTATGATGTTTTTGGAAAGTTATTAACGATAACGTTCCCAGGTAACTCAGAATGGAATGAATCGTACGAATATGCGAATACTGGAAAATATAATTTGAATGATCTTTCCAGTAACGAATCAATTACCAAAATTATTAGGGATACCTCAAGCAACGTAGAAACAAGAATAATTCAATATGTTGATCCTTTTGGAAAAGTTATTAAAACTATTTCTGATACTGCAACAAGCGGAATTACGCTAATTGAAGATACCGTATATGACTACTCAAAAGGAGTAGTTTCTAAGAAGTCTAAACCTTATTTTAATAATCTTTCTCCATTCTGGATCAATTATCAATATGATGATCCTGATAATAGGGTTACCGGAAGTATTGCACCTGACTTAGGGGGTAATATAATTTCGAAGGTTACATATAACGGTCTGACTACTGTAACAGAGGTTCAGTATCCTGACGGAAAAGTAGATTCAATTTCTGAGACAAAGAATGAATTAGGCCAAGTTATATCCAAATCACAGAACGGAAAAACGATATTAACTAACTATGCTCCTAATGGGCAGCCATCTTCGATTATCGATCCATTAGGTAGAACGACAAATTTTGTTTATGACCTTGGAGGTCGTAGGGTTTCCGTAAGCGATCAAAATACCGGGAATTTAAGCTTTATCTACGATAAAGCAGGAAGGATAATAAAGCAAACCGATGCAAGAGGAAAAAGTCTAAGTCATACTTACGATGCTATCGGAAGAGTTTTAAGCACAACCCCAAGTGGTGGTGAGTTACCGGTTCGTTATTCTTATGACGATAACTCAATACCGAATTCTATCGGATATTTGAGTAAGATAACCGACGAATCGGGAACCACCGAGTTCTCTTATAATTTACAGGGCAAGCCTGTCTTACAAAGGAAGGTTATAGATGGACTTCCTTTGTTCTATGCGATCGATTATGATTCTTTAGGACGCTCTACTGTTTTTACCTATCCGGATGGAACCAAGGTCCATAATGAGTATTCGGCCAACGGAAATCTCAAAGAAGTAACAATGGATTATGTGGATGGAACTAAAAACGGTATTACAGTCGCTCAATATGAAGGTCCGATCTTCATAGATGGTAACCCTACATTTAGAAAAACTTTAGGCAATGGGGTTGTTACCGATACAATTGTTAACTCCGTCAATTTTAGAACTACTCAATTAATATCCAAAAAGGAAAACAATTCGGTTCTTTCCGATTTAAGTTATGCTTATGATGGAGTTGGAAATATTACTGCAATCAATGACAACTATAAGTCCATTAATAATCAAAAATTTTCTTACGATAATTATAATCGAGTAATTCAAGCGCTTGGTAGTTATGGTTCGGAAAAATATGTGTATGGAGACGACGGTAACCTTTTGCAAAAAGGGGAATACAATTTCGGTTATTCGGATTCCAATCATGCAAATGCAGTGACGAGAGTCTATAGCCCAAATGCTGGTGAGACTTTATATTCGTATGATGATTCAGGAAATATGATTTCTCGAAATGGGGATACTCTGCGTTACGATAGTTACGGCAGGATGATCGAGGCGAATTTAGCTGACGGGGATCGGATTTCTTATACTTATGATTATGCTGGAAATAGACTTAAGGCTAAGAATGAAAAAGCACATATGATAACTTACTATTTCGATGATTTATACGAAATAGTAAAAGCTCCCGGAGTATCTTCTAAGCACACTTTATATATCAAAGGTTTCCAAGGAGAAATTCTAACACAGATCACTAGGGAAAATGTAACTCTTCGAGAAAGCTTTAACATTCATTCTGTGAACTCGAATTTATTAAGTGGCAATGGTAGCTTATTAGATAAACTTCAGCCTTGTTCAGGGGTAGGAATCGATTGTGGAGAATACTGGAAGAATCGATTTATTTCTCCAATTTCTGATTTCTTTTCGTATTCAAGATACTTTCATTCAGGAATTCCAACCGTTTATTCCAGAGTTAGCTATATCTTCTTCATATTATTTTTGTTATATATCTCCTATCCTTTGATTTTGAAGGGAAACGAGATTTTAACTCGAATGAAACTATTGGGATTCAGCACGCCGGTTTTGTTGATCTCCGTTTTTTCGATATTCATATTGGAAGATTGTAATTGGATTTTAAGACAAGGCGGTTATTCAGCACCTTGGTATTTGATTACGAATCAATCTTCTAATGAAGACGTTTCACCGATAGCTCCAGGAAGAAATTCTAATGCAGGTGTTCCTGCTGTGGGAACTTATTTTTACCAGACCGATCATTTAGGCTCTACGACAATGCTTACCGATGGTCATGGAAATCAAGTTCCTGGTCCAGGACAAAGTGGAGTTAGCTCTGTGAGTTATAAACCTTACGGAGAAATTAATTACACGCAATCTTCAGGGCCGGATATTTTTAGATATAAATACTCCGGGCAAATTTCAGATGGAGATACTGGGTTGTACTATTATAAATCTAGATATTACGATTCTTTGTTAGGTAGATTCATTCAAGCGGACGATCAATCCGACAAAGGACTAAATGGATTGAATAGATATATGTTGGTAGGGGGGAATCCTATCAATCGTATAGACCCTAATGGGCATAGCTGGCTTAGCAGTGCTTTGGGAAGTGCTACAGGTTGGCTTAAGAAATTAACGTTTGCTAAATTTACTAGATTAAATTCTGTAAATCTCGGATTAAATAAGATTTCTTGGACAGGAATTTCAAACGGCTTAAAGAGGTCTACCTTCGTAAATTCTACTAGGATCGCTAATTTCGAGAAGGGAGCCTCAATTGCGGCTTCGGCGGTTATAGGGATTGGTCTTGGAATAGTTGCCGGATCAATCGCAGGATTTTTAGCGGGGGCTGTCGTTGGAGGACCGTTTGGTGCAATAGCAGGAGCCGCTCTTGGCGGAACGGCTGGAGCGATATACGGGGCAACGCAAGGTCATCAAATATTTAAGTATCTTCAGAAACAGCTTGGAAATGTAAAATTACGACTTTTCATTAAAGGTGAAATGTCAATTAGTTGTGGTGGAAGTTCGAATGGTCCTGTTCCGCATTGCGACGTGGAAATTTCTCCACCGACTTTTATGTTTAGTTTTACGGCTTCTACCGGGATACCTGGACTTGATTATTACTTAATAGTTCCTTATGGGCAAGGTTGCAACACGTATGAAGGACGAGGTGGTGATGAAGAAGGGGGAGATGGAAAGCAACATACAGAGGGATTAGATTGCCCTTAA
- the qatD gene encoding Qat anti-phage system TatD family nuclease QatD — MESEFVDFHCHLDLFKDFELIVKQTEEAKVHTLTVTTTPKAWSKNRDLTKNLKYVQAALGLHPQIISERSHEIEIWNEFQKETRFIGEIGLDRGPMHLSSIELQKVILKRILIACAKSGDKILSLHSVQASQLLLEMLEEFFPYRKGKIILHWFIGNKNQIEKALRLNCFFSINRQMLNSKRGTQIAGVLPSDRILTETDGPFIYRGNAPYKPWDVEDTVKKLSQIRDIEFSELKMIIRRNLDTLLQ, encoded by the coding sequence ATGGAAAGCGAATTTGTAGATTTCCACTGTCATCTCGATTTGTTTAAAGATTTTGAATTGATTGTAAAACAAACTGAAGAAGCGAAAGTCCATACTTTAACAGTTACTACCACTCCGAAAGCATGGTCTAAAAATCGAGATTTAACGAAGAATTTAAAATATGTTCAGGCGGCCTTAGGTCTCCATCCACAGATTATATCAGAAAGATCTCATGAAATTGAAATCTGGAATGAATTCCAGAAAGAAACACGCTTCATCGGAGAAATAGGTCTAGATAGAGGACCAATGCACCTTTCTTCAATTGAATTACAAAAAGTAATCCTCAAAAGAATTCTTATTGCCTGCGCGAAGAGTGGGGATAAAATCCTCTCGTTGCATAGCGTTCAGGCAAGCCAGTTATTATTGGAGATGCTTGAAGAATTTTTTCCTTATAGAAAGGGAAAGATTATTTTGCATTGGTTTATCGGAAACAAGAATCAAATAGAAAAGGCATTACGTTTAAATTGTTTCTTTTCTATAAATCGCCAAATGCTGAACTCAAAAAGAGGCACCCAAATTGCAGGCGTATTACCAAGCGATAGAATACTTACAGAAACGGATGGCCCATTCATTTATAGAGGAAATGCACCTTATAAGCCCTGGGATGTTGAAGATACTGTAAAAAAACTTTCCCAAATTAGAGATATTGAATTCTCCGAACTAAAAATGATTATTCGACGCAATCTAGATACTCTTTTGCAATAA
- the qatC gene encoding Qat anti-phage system QueC-like protein QatC: MNRHLIVGRFGLSDNIQLEKDNDEVINYLDFIIENGKLTPWLETTLRRLNDLKLQPSNLGFDLLIIASHVNLADTHISRMKDSQDSWTREIRLVIPVSDPIKWRRSATTIEKMLNFLTGDIWVINFRKRPQEIQAILTIKNKPENPKFDRLSLFSGGLDSLIGAIDLLEQGNNPLFISYLGDGSVSSPQNKLFSLLKKEYPKRNFERFKIGIEFPKEVIKESAHENTSRGRSFHFIAIAILAGTAFSDRFLLNIPENGLIALNVPLDNLRLGSLSTRTTHPYYLSLWNTLLSELQIDGRLENPYWKKTKGNMIKGCSNINFLKKSYVKSMSCAAPTKLRWFGFTTQHCGYCLPCIIRKASLNFGLGKGIDKTKYWKKDLKRLVSENNITTVQQIRSFQYALNVISKNPKISKYLIHLPGPLPAFKEEDLKSLEDVYWSGLKEIAILL, encoded by the coding sequence ATGAATAGACATCTGATTGTGGGAAGATTTGGACTTAGCGATAACATTCAATTAGAAAAGGATAATGATGAAGTTATCAATTACTTAGATTTCATTATTGAAAATGGCAAACTAACCCCCTGGTTAGAAACCACATTAAGGAGGCTGAATGATCTTAAGCTACAACCATCCAATCTTGGATTCGACTTATTAATAATTGCTAGCCATGTGAATTTAGCAGACACTCACATTTCCAGAATGAAAGATTCGCAAGATTCTTGGACAAGAGAAATTAGATTAGTAATCCCAGTAAGCGATCCAATCAAGTGGAGAAGATCAGCAACGACAATTGAAAAAATGTTAAATTTCTTAACTGGCGATATATGGGTTATTAATTTTCGGAAAAGGCCGCAAGAAATTCAAGCAATATTAACTATAAAAAATAAACCAGAAAATCCGAAATTTGACAGGCTATCTTTATTTTCCGGAGGGTTAGATAGCCTAATTGGCGCGATAGATTTATTAGAACAAGGAAATAATCCTTTATTCATCAGCTACCTAGGAGACGGCTCAGTTAGTTCCCCACAGAACAAATTATTTTCATTACTAAAAAAAGAATACCCGAAAAGAAATTTTGAAAGATTCAAAATTGGCATCGAATTTCCTAAAGAGGTCATTAAAGAAAGCGCACATGAAAACACTTCCAGAGGTCGATCTTTTCATTTTATTGCAATTGCTATTTTGGCCGGGACTGCTTTTTCAGACAGATTCTTACTAAATATTCCGGAAAATGGACTCATTGCTCTCAATGTTCCATTAGATAATCTTCGGCTTGGCTCACTTAGTACTCGTACAACGCATCCCTATTATCTTTCTCTATGGAATACATTGTTATCCGAACTTCAAATAGACGGGCGACTTGAAAATCCATATTGGAAAAAAACAAAAGGTAATATGATTAAAGGATGTTCAAATATCAATTTTCTAAAAAAATCATATGTGAAATCCATGTCATGCGCAGCTCCAACTAAGCTCCGTTGGTTCGGGTTTACTACACAACATTGTGGCTACTGTCTGCCTTGCATTATTCGCAAAGCCTCACTTAACTTCGGTTTAGGAAAAGGAATCGATAAAACCAAATATTGGAAAAAAGATCTAAAACGGCTGGTCTCGGAAAATAATATAACGACAGTACAACAAATTCGATCTTTTCAGTATGCGTTAAACGTAATTAGCAAAAATCCAAAAATATCGAAATATTTAATTCACTTACCCGGACCACTCCCCGCTTTCAAAGAAGAGGACTTAAAATCATTAGAAGATGTTTATTGGAGCGGACTAAAAGAAATTGCAATCTTGTTATAA
- the qatB gene encoding Qat anti-phage system associated protein QatB, which yields MGTSSSNSGTNGNTPIIPSWVDTPSDKKETVPPSKKREESSPSPKRPTIPEKGDKNRFQGARKLFSQYASSNGSDKRSLKGSISKYVTHSLGGSKNASKRMGISKTASVNLLNFLSTASSQGFEKALDSIGLPNLAGKPIDDIFIGLIDHICPSDGAVDIGITRDAYIKTVADLASADVGSLNSLSEEQVKTVFEIFATYTIEARICNDIGTKSISLPTNVDSIVKVQNQLRDFIKGAVADAINREFKKGKGLTQKKTRSFVDKVYRQAFSILEVLGNEE from the coding sequence ATGGGAACTTCAAGTTCAAATTCAGGAACTAATGGAAATACACCAATAATACCTTCTTGGGTTGATACCCCTTCAGATAAAAAAGAAACAGTTCCTCCAAGCAAAAAACGAGAAGAATCCTCTCCATCCCCAAAAAGACCGACGATCCCAGAAAAAGGAGATAAAAACCGTTTCCAAGGAGCGCGTAAGTTATTTTCACAATATGCGAGCAGTAACGGTTCAGACAAACGAAGCTTAAAGGGTTCGATTTCTAAATATGTTACACATAGTTTAGGTGGCTCGAAAAACGCATCCAAAAGGATGGGCATTTCAAAAACCGCAAGCGTAAATCTATTAAATTTTCTCTCTACTGCTTCCTCCCAAGGCTTTGAAAAGGCTTTAGACTCCATTGGGCTACCCAATTTAGCAGGAAAGCCGATAGATGATATTTTCATCGGTTTGATAGATCATATCTGTCCATCTGATGGAGCTGTAGATATCGGAATCACTCGAGATGCTTATATTAAAACTGTTGCCGACCTTGCATCGGCAGACGTAGGAAGCTTAAATAGTTTATCAGAAGAACAAGTCAAAACCGTCTTTGAAATTTTTGCCACATACACAATTGAAGCAAGAATTTGTAATGATATAGGAACGAAATCAATATCATTACCAACCAATGTCGATAGTATCGTCAAGGTACAAAATCAATTGCGTGATTTTATTAAAGGGGCAGTGGCAGATGCAATCAACCGGGAATTCAAAAAGGGAAAAGGCCTGACTCAAAAGAAAACGCGAAGCTTTGTAGACAAAGTCTACCGACAAGCATTTAGCATCTTAGAAGTATTAGGAAACGAAGAATGA